From the Chloroflexus aurantiacus J-10-fl genome, one window contains:
- the rho gene encoding transcription termination factor Rho: MTVAELETKTLADLREMARKLDISGISSLKKRELIDKLIQAQTATQTQTITVTEPPALPDLNPIETTTVDRTSIEFSTIYSDGILDIMAEGFGFLRGNRMLPSPEDVYVSQSQIRRFALRSGDRIWGQIRPPKESERYYSLLRVEKINDQDPETARKRPFFDQLTPIFPNEQIKLETEPNLLHTRLVDLIAPIGRGQRGLIVSPPKAGKTMLLKAIANGITTNYPDIILMVLLIGERPEEVTDMRRSVRGEVISSTFDEPVENHTKVAEMTLERAKRLVEIGHDVVILMDSITRLARAYNVAMPPSGRTLSGGIDPVALYPPKRFFGAARNIENGGSLTIIATCLIDTGSRMDDVIYEEFKGTGNMELHLDRKLAEKRIFPAIDIQRSGTRREDLLLSPDTLRQVWTLRRMVSMLGENEGTELMLTRMAKTKSNAEFLQTLSKS; the protein is encoded by the coding sequence ATGACAGTTGCTGAGCTTGAAACAAAAACTCTCGCCGATTTACGCGAAATGGCGCGTAAACTTGACATTTCAGGGATCAGCTCATTGAAAAAACGCGAGCTGATCGATAAACTAATTCAAGCGCAAACGGCAACGCAAACGCAGACGATAACAGTTACCGAGCCTCCAGCGTTACCAGATCTCAATCCGATAGAAACAACAACCGTTGACCGAACTTCCATTGAGTTCAGCACGATATACAGTGATGGCATCCTGGACATTATGGCAGAAGGTTTCGGTTTCTTACGAGGTAATCGGATGCTGCCAAGTCCAGAAGATGTCTATGTCTCACAATCGCAGATTCGTCGCTTTGCCCTACGCAGTGGAGATCGGATTTGGGGGCAAATTCGTCCGCCGAAAGAGAGTGAGCGCTATTATTCATTATTGCGGGTTGAAAAGATTAATGATCAGGATCCGGAAACTGCCCGCAAACGACCATTTTTTGATCAACTGACACCCATTTTTCCCAACGAACAGATTAAGTTAGAAACTGAACCAAATCTCTTGCATACCCGTCTGGTCGATTTGATTGCCCCAATCGGTCGTGGTCAGCGAGGCTTAATCGTTTCTCCTCCCAAAGCGGGAAAGACGATGCTGTTGAAGGCAATTGCCAACGGCATCACGACCAACTATCCTGACATTATTCTGATGGTCTTGTTGATTGGTGAGCGCCCGGAAGAAGTCACCGATATGCGCCGTTCTGTGCGCGGCGAGGTGATCTCTTCGACGTTTGATGAGCCGGTCGAAAATCACACCAAAGTGGCCGAGATGACGCTGGAGCGGGCGAAACGCCTGGTAGAAATTGGACATGATGTGGTCATTTTGATGGACTCGATCACCCGACTGGCCAGGGCGTACAACGTTGCCATGCCCCCGAGTGGACGTACCCTGTCTGGTGGTATCGACCCGGTTGCCCTGTATCCGCCAAAACGCTTTTTCGGTGCTGCCCGTAACATTGAAAATGGTGGCTCGCTAACGATTATCGCCACCTGTCTAATCGATACCGGCTCACGCATGGACGATGTGATCTACGAAGAGTTCAAGGGCACCGGCAACATGGAACTCCACCTTGACCGGAAACTGGCCGAAAAACGCATCTTCCCGGCGATTGATATTCAGCGCTCCGGTACGCGCCGCGAGGATCTCCTGCTCAGCCCTGACACGTTACGCCAGGTATGGACGTTGCGGCGAATGGTGAGCATGCTCGGTGAGAATGAAGGTACCGAACTGATGCTGACCCGGATGGCGAAAACCAAATCGAATGCCGAGTTTTTACAGACCCTTAGTAAGAGTTAG
- a CDS encoding Hsp70 family protein, whose translation MKSHLRDRSFQKTNVFGVYYTLEELIALVLRMIIERIEQQLGAPISHLVIGRPVHYASDPASDALAFERMQAACRLAGLQSFSFLEEPTAAALSYARTNQRAQRVLVFDFGGGTLDITIMELDERGRPSFLATDGVPVGGDLLDRRIVMGRLLRHFGEGATLGARRLPFPNHVLEHLSEWQTIIDLTQP comes from the coding sequence TTGAAGAGTCATCTCCGTGATCGTAGCTTCCAGAAGACAAATGTGTTTGGCGTCTACTATACGCTGGAAGAGTTGATTGCACTGGTCTTACGCATGATCATCGAGCGGATCGAGCAACAGCTTGGCGCTCCGATCAGTCATCTGGTAATTGGCCGACCGGTGCATTACGCCAGCGATCCGGCCAGTGATGCGCTGGCTTTTGAGCGCATGCAGGCTGCATGTCGGCTGGCCGGCTTGCAATCCTTCAGTTTTCTGGAAGAACCGACCGCAGCAGCACTCTCGTATGCGCGCACAAACCAACGGGCCCAGCGCGTGCTGGTGTTCGATTTTGGTGGTGGTACCCTTGACATCACGATTATGGAGCTTGATGAACGGGGCCGGCCTTCGTTCCTGGCAACCGATGGTGTGCCGGTCGGTGGTGATTTGCTCGACCGCCGAATTGTGATGGGGCGGCTGTTACGTCATTTCGGCGAGGGCGCTACGCTGGGAGCACGACGATTGCCGTTTCCCAATCACGTGTTGGAACACCTCAGTGAATGGCAAACGATCATCGATCTCACCCAACCTTAA
- a CDS encoding adenine phosphoribosyltransferase: protein MTRQDLASLIRNIPDFPIPGIQFKDITTLIGNGQAFSEVIDRLHERYQNQQIDAVVGIESRGFIFSAPLAYRLGVGLVPIRKPGKLPAATYQIEYQLEYGTNRLEIHRDAFQPGARVLVIDDLLATGGTIAAACDLIEMAGGQVAELAFVIELTFLNGRERLRERPVFSLIQF, encoded by the coding sequence ATGACGCGGCAAGATCTGGCCAGTCTGATCCGGAACATTCCCGACTTTCCAATACCCGGTATTCAGTTTAAAGATATTACCACGTTGATCGGCAACGGTCAGGCATTCAGTGAGGTTATTGATCGTCTGCACGAACGCTACCAGAATCAGCAGATTGATGCGGTAGTCGGGATCGAGTCACGGGGGTTCATCTTTAGTGCGCCACTGGCCTACCGGCTGGGGGTAGGGTTGGTGCCGATTCGCAAACCGGGTAAACTACCGGCTGCCACGTATCAGATCGAGTATCAGCTTGAATATGGCACAAACCGGCTAGAGATTCACCGCGACGCCTTCCAGCCCGGTGCACGTGTGCTGGTGATTGATGATCTGCTGGCGACCGGCGGCACGATTGCCGCAGCCTGTGATCTAATTGAAATGGCAGGTGGACAGGTTGCCGAGCTGGCATTTGTGATTGAGCTGACATTTCTCAATGGTCGTGAACGGCTGCGTGAACGACCGGTCTTCTCGCTGATCCAGTTTTAG
- a CDS encoding Hsp70 family protein has translation MNGKRSSISPNLKYLAIIDEAVAISDRPRELQALRTLVRKNYGLPMYEAVERTKVALSQADRATFELDMGEIKVRDEIPRWDFERLIGPDVRAVEACIDRALKTAGLRPEQIDVVLRTGGSSRVPRFVRMLSEKFGAGKLQEIDVFTSVAAGLALKASEYDAVTG, from the coding sequence GTGAATGGCAAACGATCATCGATCTCACCCAACCTTAAATATCTGGCGATTATTGATGAAGCGGTGGCGATTAGCGACCGGCCACGCGAGTTGCAGGCATTACGTACTCTGGTACGCAAAAACTATGGGTTGCCGATGTACGAAGCGGTTGAGCGCACCAAAGTAGCGTTGTCGCAGGCGGATCGAGCAACGTTTGAACTTGATATGGGTGAGATCAAGGTACGCGATGAGATTCCGCGCTGGGACTTCGAGCGGCTGATCGGCCCTGATGTGCGGGCGGTTGAGGCGTGTATTGATCGCGCTCTGAAAACTGCCGGCCTGCGCCCAGAACAGATTGATGTCGTTCTCCGCACCGGTGGTAGCTCACGTGTCCCGCGTTTCGTGCGTATGCTGAGCGAGAAATTCGGCGCCGGGAAGTTGCAGGAGATCGATGTGTTCACCAGTGTTGCGGCAGGGCTGGCATTGAAGGCGAGCGAATATGACGCGGTAACCGGGTAA
- a CDS encoding D-sedoheptulose-7-phosphate isomerase: MSFQQQLDEAITVLQACTTLAPAIDRITELVADAILSGHTLYTAGNGGSAADAMHLAEELIGRYRHNRRPLPAICLNADVGAMTCIANDFGYDEVFARQLTALGKPGDVLIVFSTSGNSPNIINALSTARARGMINIALLGKDGGMARNLADHALIVPSQNTARIQEVHTLFLHAICEQVEQRLASASEPYV; encoded by the coding sequence ATGTCATTCCAACAGCAACTTGATGAAGCCATTACGGTTTTACAGGCATGCACGACCCTGGCACCGGCCATCGACCGGATCACAGAGCTGGTGGCCGATGCAATACTGAGTGGACACACGTTATACACTGCGGGAAACGGAGGAAGTGCGGCAGATGCTATGCATCTGGCCGAAGAGTTAATCGGACGATACCGCCATAACCGCCGACCATTGCCGGCAATCTGCCTGAACGCCGATGTCGGTGCAATGACCTGTATTGCCAACGACTTTGGCTACGATGAGGTCTTTGCCCGTCAACTGACGGCGTTGGGCAAACCTGGTGATGTGTTAATTGTGTTCAGTACAAGTGGCAATTCGCCCAACATTATTAACGCGCTGAGTACAGCCCGTGCCAGAGGTATGATTAACATTGCCCTGCTCGGCAAAGATGGTGGTATGGCCCGTAATCTGGCCGATCACGCTCTGATCGTGCCGAGCCAGAATACTGCGCGTATTCAGGAAGTTCACACCCTCTTTCTGCATGCCATCTGCGAGCAGGTCGAACAACGTCTTGCCAGTGCTAGCGAGCCATACGTTTGA
- a CDS encoding sugar ABC transporter substrate-binding protein — protein sequence MHHQSWFYRLLLLGALMLTACSVLPSTAPVRTSERVVLRLWHAWPAADSRVLQSLVDQFNQTHPESQIVIQSRPAVSLPSDVATTISEGGGPHLVIVQSHMLGMLVQAGVLRSLDDMLSNSEVNSLLPAAVGAAQVSVSGQPVLFGVPITFDTLALYYNRANVLQPPSSTEEMLLTARALTNRNQTPPVWGLAYNLSLDRTIGYLYAFGGRVFDENGAVVLGSSGRAGTERWLTWLSQLYRDEQLLATLDGVLVDRALQAREAIMTIDWAHAQAEYRAIWNDQLGVTPLPVLSAEDRVPQPYVQADVIALNARLDNQAEQAAAQAFIRFMIDVNSQRALLAAGRQPTQLALQLSDNDLADSVQLAAARAFRLQAQNGLPMPADRVAHEIVWTTLVEMQLNAVRGLLTPEQAVTLADEFLRSRLASP from the coding sequence GTGCACCATCAGTCCTGGTTCTATCGTCTACTACTGCTTGGCGCATTGATGCTGACTGCCTGTTCCGTGCTTCCGTCTACTGCGCCGGTAAGGACATCCGAGCGCGTAGTCCTGCGTCTGTGGCACGCCTGGCCGGCAGCCGATAGCCGTGTCTTACAATCGCTGGTGGATCAGTTTAACCAGACCCATCCTGAATCGCAGATTGTGATCCAATCCCGTCCGGCAGTGTCACTCCCCTCCGATGTGGCAACCACTATCAGCGAAGGTGGCGGTCCGCACCTGGTCATTGTGCAGAGTCACATGCTCGGTATGCTCGTCCAGGCCGGCGTGTTGCGTTCGCTCGACGATATGCTCTCAAACAGTGAGGTAAATAGTCTGCTACCCGCTGCGGTTGGGGCTGCTCAGGTCTCCGTCTCTGGTCAGCCCGTTCTGTTTGGGGTGCCAATTACGTTTGACACCCTCGCCCTCTACTACAACCGGGCCAACGTGTTGCAACCACCGTCCAGTACCGAAGAAATGCTCCTCACCGCCCGTGCACTCACGAACCGTAATCAGACACCACCAGTCTGGGGATTGGCCTACAATCTGTCACTGGATCGAACCATTGGCTATCTCTACGCCTTCGGCGGCAGGGTATTTGATGAAAATGGCGCTGTTGTCCTGGGAAGCAGTGGTCGCGCCGGTACCGAACGCTGGTTAACCTGGTTAAGCCAGCTTTACCGCGATGAACAGTTGCTGGCGACGCTCGACGGTGTGCTGGTTGATCGAGCATTACAGGCCCGCGAAGCCATCATGACTATCGATTGGGCACACGCTCAGGCTGAGTACCGGGCAATCTGGAATGATCAACTTGGGGTAACACCGCTGCCGGTCTTGAGTGCCGAAGATCGAGTTCCTCAACCGTATGTACAGGCTGATGTGATCGCACTCAATGCTCGCCTTGATAATCAGGCTGAGCAAGCGGCTGCCCAGGCCTTCATTCGCTTTATGATCGATGTCAATAGCCAGCGGGCACTGCTGGCGGCTGGCCGCCAGCCTACCCAACTTGCACTCCAGCTCAGTGATAACGACCTTGCCGATAGCGTCCAACTGGCCGCCGCCCGTGCCTTTCGCCTTCAAGCGCAGAACGGTCTGCCAATGCCCGCTGATCGCGTTGCGCACGAGATCGTCTGGACAACCCTGGTCGAGATGCAGCTCAATGCTGTGCGCGGCTTACTGACACCTGAACAGGCTGTGACACTGGCCGATGAATTCCTGCGTAGTCGATTGGCTTCACCCTGA
- a CDS encoding roadblock/LC7 domain-containing protein, protein MASRTEEMVRHLKALSMNTPDIEASAVVSVDGLIMASALPADVEEDRVSAMSAAMLSLGERIASELRRGQLDQVFVRGEDGYVILMAIGEEAVLTALAQSRAKLGLVFLDMRRTANELVNLV, encoded by the coding sequence ATGGCAAGCAGAACCGAAGAGATGGTGCGGCATCTAAAGGCCCTATCGATGAACACGCCCGACATTGAGGCCTCCGCCGTGGTAAGCGTCGACGGCCTCATCATGGCTTCGGCGCTGCCGGCAGATGTCGAAGAAGATCGTGTCTCGGCGATGAGCGCGGCAATGCTCTCGCTGGGTGAGCGAATCGCAAGCGAGCTGCGGCGCGGGCAACTCGATCAGGTCTTTGTGCGTGGGGAAGATGGCTACGTTATCCTGATGGCAATTGGTGAGGAAGCAGTGTTGACTGCGCTGGCGCAGAGCCGGGCCAAGCTGGGTCTGGTCTTCCTTGATATGCGGCGCACGGCGAACGAGCTGGTCAATCTCGTCTAG
- a CDS encoding TIGR00266 family protein produces the protein MNCPQCGAPVAPNARFCTNCGARLTPAAAAPSSFIPPSGESVSMADVYDNRPGERLDLPEPTIVGTGVGASGLRYKIIGTTMQAVVLEVPAGQTIFSERGGMSWMSANVQMQTNMEGGLGGAFKRMFSGESIFMVNFTPQGGPGIIGFSAELPGKIVPLNLAPGQTMICQKDSFMCAERSVSLDIHFRRKLGAGFFGGEGFIMQKLTGPGLAFVELDGEVVEYTLEANQMLKVDTGHVAMYEPTINFDVEMVRGFKNILFGGEGLFLTTLRGPGRVWLQTMPAMNLAKKLAQYMPTTSSSSGSGGINLGNLFTND, from the coding sequence ATGAATTGTCCACAGTGCGGCGCTCCGGTAGCTCCAAACGCTCGCTTTTGTACGAATTGTGGCGCTCGCCTGACACCAGCAGCCGCAGCACCATCTTCATTTATTCCGCCGTCAGGTGAGTCGGTCAGTATGGCTGATGTGTACGATAATCGCCCCGGTGAACGCCTCGATCTCCCTGAACCAACCATTGTCGGTACCGGTGTCGGCGCAAGCGGCTTGCGTTACAAAATCATTGGTACGACCATGCAGGCCGTTGTGCTTGAAGTTCCCGCCGGACAAACGATCTTCTCAGAGCGCGGCGGCATGAGCTGGATGAGTGCCAACGTGCAGATGCAGACAAATATGGAAGGCGGCCTGGGTGGTGCATTTAAGCGCATGTTCTCTGGTGAGTCGATCTTTATGGTCAACTTTACGCCGCAGGGCGGGCCGGGCATCATCGGTTTTTCGGCAGAGCTGCCGGGCAAAATTGTGCCACTGAATCTGGCACCGGGCCAGACGATGATTTGCCAGAAAGACTCATTCATGTGCGCCGAACGGAGTGTATCCCTCGATATCCACTTCCGGCGTAAGCTCGGTGCAGGGTTCTTCGGTGGTGAAGGTTTTATCATGCAAAAGCTGACCGGGCCAGGGCTGGCGTTCGTAGAACTGGATGGCGAGGTCGTTGAATACACGCTCGAAGCCAACCAGATGCTCAAAGTAGATACCGGTCACGTGGCGATGTATGAGCCAACGATCAACTTCGATGTCGAGATGGTGCGCGGGTTCAAGAACATTCTCTTCGGTGGCGAAGGCCTATTCCTCACGACACTACGCGGGCCGGGTCGGGTCTGGCTCCAGACCATGCCGGCGATGAATCTGGCGAAGAAACTGGCTCAATACATGCCGACAACGAGCAGTTCCAGCGGTAGCGGTGGGATCAATCTCGGCAATCTCTTTACAAACGATTGA